DNA from Thermodesulfobacteriota bacterium:
TGAGCGTGAATTGGAGGTGCTTAGGTTAATTGCAGCAGGACTATCCAACAAAAAAATCACGGAGGAGTTGTTCATCTCGATGAGTACGGTTAAAACCCACCTTAGGAACATCTATGGCAAACTAAACGTGCACAGCCGCACCGAAGCGATAGTAAAAGCTAAAGAGTTGGAACTATTATAGTTATAATGATAGTTTACTATTTAGCTGAGGAACTATTTTACATATTTGTCCACATATTGAGAGTTTAACTTTGAACCTCTTGCCCTTCTTTCTATCTTCCCAAGTAATTATTAACAGAATAATCCCCATTTCTAGACAAATCACAAACCTACCTTCATATACTAAAAATCATCCCTAAAAATCATACTTTCGGACGATTACATTCTCCATTGAGTGGCTTATTTTAATTTTAAAAAAAATGATCGATTTTCTTTGAAAGGAATCTGGCAATGGCAAAACACAAAGTTTGGCATGGTCCGGCGGACTATCAAATAAAAGTAAAAGGAAATCTCGGAAGCCAGTGGTCTGATTGGTTTGAGGGTATGACAATTGAATCCGAGGGAGCTTTTACAAACATAACAGGCAAAGTATTAGACCAACCAGCTTTGCATGGATTGCTCGTTCGAGTACGCGACCTTGGTTTACCTTTGATTTCCGTAAAGCGTGTTGAATTCGAACAAAATACCAAGAAATGAAGAACAAAAATCGTTATCATATTTAGGAAAAATAATCTTACTTACCATATATGACAAGAAAAATTATCGCATTTGGCATTTTTGTAAAACAAGTTTTTATAACTTATTGTAATTTATGAGCATTCAATTATGGCATGAAATTAGCACTAAATGCCAGATAAAGTCAAATAATGGATAACGCTTAAAAACAAGATCATTTATAATCAGGAACAAGATAGGAGAGAAGACGATGGATTTATATTTGATGGAACTTTTAGTCAAAGAAAGGCAACAACAAATATTAGATGATTTCAAGCGAATCAAAATATCCCGAGCTGTAAATAATCGTAAGGTAGGAATTTTCAAAAAATTTGTCCTGGGAGTGAGCAGGATTTTTATTGTCATTGGAACCTGCTTACAAAAACGGTATCGCCCATCTATCAAACCAGCAATAAGCGGCCATGGTTTTTGTTCAGCAAAGGGACAAAGGTATCTTATTGGTTTGGCCCAACGTCCAACCAAAAAATAGAGGAGTCAAAATGGAAAGTGAATTTATTCAACTTAAAAACAACTTAAAGATTCACTACGTAACCGCCGGAGATAAGGAAAATCAAACCCTGGTACTGCTGCACGGATGGCCGACCAATTGTTATTTGTGGCGGAATATTATGCCCAAGCTGGCGGAGAATTTTTATGTGATTGCACCTGATCTGCCGGGTTACGGCAATTCGGACAAACCGGAAGATGTGGCGTATAACCTTGATTTTTTTGTCGATTTTTTAAAGCATTTGTATGATGCCCTGGGGATTGACCAAGCCGATCTGGTAGGTCATGACACAGGTGGTATGGCAGCTTTGGGATTTGTTTCGCGTTTTCCGGAGATGACCCGCAGGTTTGTGATCACAGATACATCACCCTATGTAGAGTGGCCCATATTGCTGAAACTCATGGTGAAAAGTCTGCGAAGTCGATTAATGGCGCGCTGGTCACTGGTACGCTTTATATTTAAGGATAACTTAAGACGTCACGGGGTGTATCAAAAACAAGTGATCACCGATGAAGTGGTGAATCTCTACCGGAACCCGTATATGCAAAACCGTAACAGTCGCAGAGCATTCAGGCTGACCCTGCTGGAACCGCCGGAAGAGATGATCGAACCTGTTGAAAACATACGCCAAATACAGAATCCGACTTTAATTTTGTGGGCTGCAAAAGATCGCCTTTTTGGTGTGAACATCGCTGATCAACTAAACGAGGATATTCCCAATTCCAAATTAGTCATCGTCCCTGACAGCGGCCATTTTCTGCAGGAAGACCAACCGGAATTGGTAACGCAGCATATAAGAAATTTCTTAACGAGCCAGGCGTGATGGTTTGGGCGGGTTGGAGATTAAATATGTCAGAATTATTCGAAATAAAAAACAAAATGAATTTTATCCTAGTAAGCTGTTATAGATTTGAAAATTTTAGTGATGTAAAAACGTTGGTTAACGAGATATCCAATGCATGTAACCGGTACAACAGTTTTAAAATTTTAATTCATAATTTTTCTGCTCAACATTTATCGCCCTTACATTGCGTTTTAATTGTAGAGTATTTTGAAACCGCGGGCATAACCAAACATCATAGGATAGCTCTTGTTAACCCGATAAAAGACCACATTGATGACAAAGACAAATTTTTGGTCACAGTCGCAATGAATAGGGGTTGGGATAATATAAAAATTTTTGCTGAAATGGATGATGCAAAACAGTGGCTTGGAATGAATAACCAGAATGCTTGATTTTATGCTTAGGAGTGACCAATGAGTGATTATATCAAAGTCATAATTTTAATTCAATAAATTGAAAATATAAAGGAATGTTCACTATGAAATGGTTAGAGATTATCGAACTTCGATCAGTGGGCAGCGATCGGAAGCTGCTGGAATCGCAACTGAAAAAAAGGATTATTAGCTAAATAGACCGGCAAACCGGGAATCATCAATTTTAAAAGGTAAAATCAGATGGAAATAAATAAAACAGAAAAGGCCAAAAAACCGGCGAGGGTTGTACTTATTAGCATGGTTGTTTCCATAATTGTTCTTATTGTTGGCGTAATGGGGATGAAAATGATGGCAAGTATGAAAACCCCTCCGGCCGAGGCAAAAAATGGCGAACGCCACTTGCGGGTTGAAGCACTGCAGGTGAAGCAAGAGGATATTCCGGTATTTATAACCGGCTATGGCGAAGTAAAAACGTTGAATGTCGTACCCATCGCATCTGAAGTTGCGGGGAAAATCATTAAGATACACCCCAGATTAGAAGCCGGTGAGATAATTCCCCAAGGAGAGGTCCTTTTTAAAATTGACCCAACAGATTATATGACCGTCCGTAAAACCGGCAGGAAACGTTTAACCATCCTTGAACGAAGTCATGAACTGGCAAAAAATGAGTATGAGCGGGTTCGGAAATTGTTTGAAAATAACAGGGTTGGAACCCTGGCAGGTGTTGAAGCGGCTGAGAAGGCCATGCTTTCTGCATCTGATCTGACAAACCAGATTGCACAGGTTTTGGAAACAGCAGAAACCAATCTTGAACGATGTGAGGTCCGGGCCCCTTTTAACGCACGTGTCAAATCGGTTTCTTTGGAAAAAGGTCAGTATGTCACTCCGGGACAAAATGTGGTCACCCTGGCAGATGATTCGGTTCTGGAAATCCAGGTGCCTTTAGACAGTCGAGATGCCCGTGAATGGCTGTGTTTTAATGGAGAAAAAACAGATGATAAAACCGCATGGTTTTCCGGCCTTAAGAAAGTGCCATGCAAGATTCGCTGGACAGAGAATAATAACGGGCAGACCTGGGACGGCCAACTGCACCGGGTGGTGAAGTTTGACCAGCAGACCCGGACCCTTACGGTTGCTGTTAGGATCTATGCCGAAACCGCAAAGAAGAAAAATCCTCAGCCTTTGCCCCTGGTGGACGGCATGTTCTGCTCGGTAAAGATTCCGGGCAGAACTCTGCATAACGTTTTCCGACTCCCCCGCCAGGCGGTGAGCTTTGAGAATACGGTACATCTTGCGGTTAATAATCGCCTGGAAACAGTGCCTGCAAAGGTAGCACGTATAGAAGGTGAGAATGTCTATGTATACGGCGGTCTGAATGCTGGCGATATGGTTGTAACCACACGACTCATCGATCCGCTGGAAAATGCACTGTTGGAAATAACAAATAAAAACCAAAAGGAAAAGCAATCATGAAACGCGTACTGGCAGCATTTGCCCGAAACACGGTATTTGCCAATATTGTTCTTGTCCTGATCTTTCTGGCAGGTGGAATCGCCACCGTGTCCATGATCCGAGAGAATTTTCCGGAATTTTCTCTGGACATGATTACGATTTCAGTTCTCTATCCCGGGGCCGATCCCGAAGAAGTTGAAGAAGGGATCTGTCAAAAGATTGAAGAGGCCCTAGAAGGCCTGGAAGGGATCAAACAGTATACCACTCAGTCGAGTGAAAATGCCGGAACCGCCACGATCGAAGTGAAACAAGATTATGATGTGAGCGATGTATTGGACAGGGTCCGAACCAAAGTGAATGCCATTTCCACTTTTCCGGTTGATGCGGAAAAGCCGGTCATCTCTGAGTATATGCTTAAGGACCCGGTCATGTTGCTCTATCTTTCCGGCGACATGTCCGAACGGAGAATCAAAGAGTGGTCGGAGAGAATAAAGGACGAAATCCAGCAGCTTCCAGAGGTTTCTAAAGTGGAAATCTTCGGTGCCAGGGGGTATGAAATCGGTATCGAGGTATCCGAAGAACGGCTGCGTGAATATGGATTAACTTTCAACATGATTGTGGATGCCATTCGGCGCAGCAGCCTGAATCTTGCAGGCGGAACCATTCGGACTCAGGGAGAAGAGATTCGGGTACGAACTTTAGGACGTAAATATACGGGTGAGGCACTTTCTTCCATTGTTGTTCTGGCCCGCCCTGAAGGAGAAATCATCACCCTGGATCGTGTGGCCACCATTAACGACGGATTTACCGAAGATCCCATCAATGCCCTGATAAACGGCGAGCCATCTGTTCTTCTCACTGTTTATAAAACCAAAGAAGAAGACGCTTTAGTCATATCAGAGGCTGTTCAACAGTTTATCTCACAAAAACAGATGCAACTGCCTGTTGGTGCCCATATAAAAACACTTTATGATAATACGGACATGCTCCGGTCGCGGATCAATATGCTGTCGAAAAACCTCATTATGGGGCTGATGATTGTCTTTTTACTGTTGTGGTGTTTTTTAAATGCCCGGCTCTCATTCTGGGGAGGGATGGGGATTCCAGTTTCCATTGCAGGTGCAATGGCTATTCTCTGGGCCATCGGCGGCAGTATCAACATGGTATCACTTCTCGGATTAATACTGGTTTTGGGCATCGTGGTGGATGATGCCATTGTAGTGGGCGAAGCGATCTATTTCCACCGCAAGCAGGGTGAGCCACCCATAAAGGCGGCGGTGGAAGGTGTTTGTGAAGTAGGCATGCCGGTGATTGCCGCTGTAACAACATCTATTGTAACGCTTCTACCGCTTTTCTATGTCGGTGGTATTATGGGCAAATTCATCTCCATCATGCCTGCGGTGGTTATTGCCTGCCTGGTAGTTTCACTATTGGAATGTTTTATTTTGCTGCCGGCTCATCTGAGCCATCTTCCGGACCCAAATACAAGCAACAATAATCGAAACCCCCTGACACGTAAACTGGAAATAGTGCATCGCCTGACCAGTTCCGGAATGGAATGGTTTGTGGCCCATGTTTATACTCCATTTTTAAGCAGGGTTCTTTACTGGCGCTATATTTCACTTTGTATTGCCGTCAGCATCCTTCTCCTAACCATCGGGTTGATCAAGGGAGGCATCCTGAAGTTCGAAATATTTCCGGAGGTTGACGGGTTTATTATTACATCAACCGTAGAATTTCCCAGCGGGACACCGCCGGAGGTTACCGAACAAGCAATTGAACAGGTCGAAGCGGCACTGCTGCGCCTGGCTGAGCACACCGAAACCCGTTCGGGGGATCCTCTAATCCAAGACCGCATGGCTCTGGTCGGCCAGACCATGGAGGGGATACCAAGATCAGGGCCTTACTTGGGTTCGGTTCAGGCCATACTCCTGGACTCAAAGCGGCGTGGAATTCACACAAAAGATTTGATGGTCCAATGGGAAAAGGAGATAGGGCCAATCCCTGGGGTAAAGTCTTTGACTTTCGCGGGCCTGGAAGCCGGGCCTCCTGGTGCGCCCATCGAAGTATGGCTCCAGGGACAGGACATGAACGACATACTTGCTGCAGCCGATGATCTTATGGATCGACTCCGCATGTTCGAAGGGGTCTATCAGGTCCGTAGCGACTTTTCGCCGGGAAGAAATGAGATGCGGCTTGAATTAAAACCCGAAGCAAGGACCCTGGGGCTGACCGTGGATGACCTGGCAAAACAGATTTATGCCGGTTATTACGGGGATGAAGCACTTCGCCTGCAACGTGGACGGGACGATATCCGGATCAAGGTTCGCTATACCGCAAATGAACGCAGACGGGTTTCAGACCTTGAAAGGGTGCGTATAAGAACCCGAAACGGACATGAAGTTCCGTTGATATCGGTGGCAGACATTTCTTTTGCACCGGGATACTCAACCATCACACGCACTGATGGGATGCGCCGCGTGGCTGTTAGTGCAGACGTGGACACCAACAAGGCCAATGCCAATGAAATTTTTTCCGAACTTTCATCAAACTTTTTCACTAAGCTTAAGCGGCAATATCCGGGACTCAATGTGGCTCTTCAGGGAGAACAGAAAAAGATGCGGGAGTCGTTTGACAGTCTGTTTGTGGGTTATCCCCTGGCCATACTGGGGATTTTCATTATTATCGCAACCATGTTCCGTTCTTATGCCCAGCCTTTTGTGATTCTATTTACGATACCCTTCGGGATCATTGGCGCGGCTTTTGGACACCTTCTTTTAGGCTATAATCTGTCGATCATGAGCATATTCGGGATTGTGGCTCTTACAGGAGTGGTGGTCAACGACGCCATTGTATTGATCGAACGGATCAACGAGAATATTGCCGAAGGGATGTCGTTTTTTGACGCGGTCTTAAGCGGGGGTGCGCGGCGGTTCAGGGCCATCTTTCTTACTTCACTCAGTACGATAGGCGGACTGACTCCGCTGATCATGGAAACGGACTTTCAGGCTAATTTCCTCATTCCCATGGTCCTTTCCATTGCCGCAGGCATTGCCTTTGCAACTGTCTTAACCCTGGTGCTGGTTCCCAGCCTGATGGCGTTGCTCAGCGATGCCCGTCTTCTGGTCCATCGGCTGAAACATGGCTTTTGGCCAAAACGGGTGGACGTGGAACCGGCACGGGATCGGCATCTGGATCCTCTGACAGATGAACCTGCTATGGAAACAAGACCTGTTTTTACTTAAAAGGGAGTAGAGACGATGAAACGATATGGCTATTTAGTATTAGTCCCATATATAATCATAATACTATCAGCAAAGGGCCTTGCACAGGATATCCAGGATATTCGGACAGAATCGCTCGACTTGAATACGATCCGGGTCCTGGACCTGAAAACCGCAGGAAAGATTGCTCTGGCGGACAATCCGTCCCTTGCAGCAGCCCAGGCCCGGGTCAGACAGGCAAGGGAGCGCGTCCTTCAGGCCCGTTCGGCATATTGGCCCCGGTTGGATGCTAAGGCTTCGGCTTCTCAAGTTTCACTTTCGGATAATGACTATCAAACAAATCTGACCAATGCCAGGCTTTTCAACCCCAACGCTACTATTGAGGACCCGGAAGACTATTACAAGGGTGAACTCACCGCCACCTGGGTTTTATTCAACGGTTTTGAGCGAAAATTTGCAAATGCTGCTGCACGCTATGGGGAAGGCCAAAGCGAATCAGCTCAAAGGGATGCAAAACGCCTGCTGTTATCGTCAGTGGCAGGGGCCTATTTTGCAGCTCAACTGGCCCTGGAAAACATCGCCATAGCCAAAGCAGATGAAGTGTTTAACCAGCAGCAGCTTATGGAAGCCAGAGCCCGTCGCCGTGTAGGAAGCGGGTCGCTGAGTGATGAACTGAACTTTGGAGTCCGGGTCAACTCGGCCAAAGCCAAACGGATAAATGCAGAGAAAGCCTATGAAGTGGCCATGTTCGGATTGGCCGCTATTTTAGGGGTTCCGGGAGCGGTTTTTCCTGCAAGCCTCGAACTGGCAAAGCTTGAACATGAAATACCCGAGGAACTGTTTTCCCCTGTCCCCGAAACCCTTATCACTTACGCACAATCTCATCGTCCGGATGTTCTGCAAAGCGAATTTGCATTAAAACAGGCCATATCAGAAATTAAAATTGCCCGTGCCAAATTTTTCCCCACGGTTAACCTGTTGGCAACTATGGAGGGGAACAGGGCAGAGAATGGAAGTTTTGAGAATGAAGATTTCGGTAATACAGTGGCTATAATGCTTGAATACAATCTTTTTGCCGGTGGAGCGAACCGTGCAAGGTACAGGGAAGCAAAAGCCAAACAGGTTGAAGTTGAGAAAGCATTGGAGGATGTAAGACTAAAGGTAAGTTCCGAGGTTCGTGCATCTCTGGCAAAACTGCACTCCGCCCAGAAGGAGCTGGTTCTTCAACGTTCTAATGCTGACCTGGTTCGCCAAAATCGTGATCTGGTAGAAAAAGAGTATGCAGCAGGGCTGGGCTCTCTGGTGCGCCTGAATGAAGCCCAGCGTGACCTTATCTCAGCACAGAGTCGTTTGGCCTTGGCCCTGGTATCTCTCAGGCAGGCGTGGTTCAATCTTGAAACAGATACAGGGCGGATACTGCTATCTTTTGCCGATTAATAGTGGTCAATACCAAATCGTTTGCACAAGAATTAAGTTTATTTGATATGACTTGTGACCAGATTCCATATAAAGATCATTATTTCGACCATGTTATCTGTTGCGGCACAATGCATTTTGTGGGTGATTTGAGCAATCTTTTTGTTGAAGTAGAGCGAGTGATGAAACACGGCGGGATATTTGCCTTTACAATTGCGTCGCAAGAAACGAAAAGTTCTTACATCAAGGATGATACATCATGGGGTATACCAATATTCAAACATTCTTCACCGTATATTATGGATTTGCTAAATAAGAACGGTTTTAAATTGCAGAAAGAGCAGCGGTTACTCATAAAGGGTGCAGACAAGATTATTTATGATATGCTGTTTTCTGCCTTAGTTGCCGAATATCAGAAAAAGCCACGATAACGATCCGAGAAGTTGCCTGAATACTGAACACAGCCAGCGGTAGTGCCAAGAACTTTTTGGAGTGTATTAATGCGTTGTTTTTATTAGTTAATTAAAATCTTACTGTCAAAGATCAGTTAGGCATTCCAGCCCAAAGTCACCGAGAGGAGTTAAAACATGGATATTCGTGAAAATTGGAAAGAAGTAAAAAGCCTCTTCAAGGAGTCGTTCAAATCTTCATTTCACTATGCAATAACAACTGTGTCTGAGGGCGGTGAGCCGCACGTAACTCCGATAGGGGCATTGATACTTGGTAAGCCAGGTCATGGGTTTTATTTCGAAAAATTCCCGCGACATCTTCCGCGCAATTTGGGAAGTAACAAACAGGTTTGTGTTCTGGCGGTTAATAGTAGTAGATGGTTTTGGATCAAGTCGCTGGTAGGCGGGAAATTTACTAATCCACCAGCAGTTCGACTGCATGGAGTAGCTGGTGAGTTGAGGGAAGCCACCGACAAGGAAATTGCGCTTTGGCAAAAAAGAGTCCAGCGTGTCAGTTTTAGTAAGGGGCATGCACTAATGTGGCGAAATATGAGCATGGTAAGGGATATCGAGTTCACCAAAGTCGAACCAGTTCATATTGGTGAGATGACCAGCGGTAGCTGGAGTGCCTAAAACTCATTAGAGGAAAACTATGGAACAGCAAGATTCATTCAGAATAGTAGTAGGTTGGCTGACGATAATTTTGGGAATTTTTACTTTGACAGCATTTGCTGGTGAAGTTTTTGACCTTAAAAATATCGCTCTTACAGGATTGGTGATATATCTAATCTTAGCTCCAGTATGGGCTTTCTGGTTGGGCATAAGTTTAGTTCGAGGAAAAGAGCTACAGCTTGCGAATCCCTAACCCAAAGCGGAATGGAAATCATATGGATATGAAATCATTCGACACTTCATTGCTCTATGTTTTAAGCGGTACCGGCAATACCTTTCGGGTGGCACGGTGGATAGAAGACTTTTTTGAAAAAAGCGGAATTGCAACCCAACTTAAATTTATCGAAAATGCTGACTTGCAAGAAGATTTTAAACATTGCGACCGTCAACTGACCACTGTCTTGTTTCCCACGCACGGATTTATGCCGCCTTGGTCCATGATCAAATTTTTGATCAAAATGCCCCGGCAAAAGAAAGCAACGGTTCTGAGCATTGCCACCCGAGGTGCTTTTTGGATTGGGCCTGTAAAGGTACCGGGCGCAGCCGGTTTTGCAAACTTCTTTGCCGCATTGGTCCTATTGTTCAAGGGGTATGATATCCGGGGATTTTTCAGTCTGGACATGGCATCCAACTTTAACAATCTTCATCCCAGCCTTACGCTTGCTGCCGTGAACGGTATATGTAAAAAATCAAAAAGGAAAATTGAGTTTTTCATGTCTCGTGTGATGGCGGGCAAGCGGGTGCTGTTTACCCTGAACAACCTGTATGAAGGCATATGGGCAAGCTTTTTGTTTTGGTTGATTCCGATATTTCCGATTCTCTATCTGATTTTCGCTAAAACAACTATGGCTAAAATCATGTTTGCCAACAACAATTGTGTGTCCTGTGGGATGTGTGCAAAAATGTGCCCAAACCATGCTATTGAAATGAAAAGCTTTTTTGGCAAGAAGCGACCGTTCTGGACCTATCACTGCGAAAATTGCATGCGATGCATGGGGTATTGCAGGAAAAAGGCGGTTGAGGCCGGGCACTCCTGGGCTTTCCTGCTAACCTTTATCATGGCTGTCCCTGTGTTCGCAAATATAACGACGGGGCTGACCAATGCTGTAGGGAGCTTTTTGGGGATTAAAAACTATTGGCTCATGCTTTTGGTTGAAGCGCTTTACTATATACCAGCTCTTTTTTTATCCTATTGGATATTCTGGATGCTGATCCGGATTCCGGCGGTCAATACGCTATTCAGCGTTACGACGCTGACCCATTATTTCAAACGGTTTCATGATCCGGAAACCCGGGTTAGATTTCTGATGAAAAGACAGAAAATAAAAGAAAAAAATAAGATAGATCAGGGGGACATTTTGCTGCATTCAAACAAGTAAAATACACTGGTTTCGAGCCGGTATATTTTTTGATGGTTCTGTTTTCAATGAAAAGACAAAGAAAAAATTATTATGAATGTAGAGTTAAAATATTTTTCAGGAACCGGCAACTCGTATAAAATTATAGATACGTGTAAAGAAATGTTTATTCAAAACGGCTGTAAAGCTACACTTTCTTCTATTACAGACAAATCTAATATAAACCAAGACGCAGATTTAATTGGATTTTGTTTTCCAGTTTATGCGTTTGGAATTCCACGAATATGCAGGAAACATTTATTAAATTTGCCTAGATTTAAAAGTCCAATAAATACTTTTATATTGATTACAGCAGGTAACTCAGACGAATCAGGTTTTTCTGTTAAGGAAAGCGCTAAAATTTTGAAAAAGAAGGGACTTAATGTAACTTATAGTGAAGTTATTCAAATGCCTATAAATTGGACAGTATCGATGAACCCGCCATCAAAAGAAGAGGCGCAATTGATAATCAACACCGGCGTAATTAAAGCAAAGGAAATAGCACAAGACATTCTAGATGGTATGCTACACCATCATGCTTTAAATTATCCATCAACATATAGTAAATTTGGTTTCTATAAAGATTATTATTTGTTCAAATGGTTAGGCGTCAGTACTTTGTGGAGAAATTTTAGAACGGATGAAACGTGTGATTCGTGTGGATTGTGTGAAAAAATATGTCCGACTAATAGTATACAAATTGTTGATGATAAACCTAAATGGGCAAAAACATGTGAACAATGTATGCGTTGTGTTAATTATTGTCCGAAACAAGCAATTTTTCAAAAAGGAGAAGGCAGCATAAAAGGTAAAAACATATATTACG
Protein-coding regions in this window:
- a CDS encoding pyridoxamine 5'-phosphate oxidase family protein, which translates into the protein MDIRENWKEVKSLFKESFKSSFHYAITTVSEGGEPHVTPIGALILGKPGHGFYFEKFPRHLPRNLGSNKQVCVLAVNSSRWFWIKSLVGGKFTNPPAVRLHGVAGELREATDKEIALWQKRVQRVSFSKGHALMWRNMSMVRDIEFTKVEPVHIGEMTSGSWSA
- a CDS encoding EFR1 family ferrodoxin (N-terminal region resembles flavodoxins. C-terminal ferrodoxin region binds two 4Fe-4S clusters.), giving the protein MNVELKYFSGTGNSYKIIDTCKEMFIQNGCKATLSSITDKSNINQDADLIGFCFPVYAFGIPRICRKHLLNLPRFKSPINTFILITAGNSDESGFSVKESAKILKKKGLNVTYSEVIQMPINWTVSMNPPSKEEAQLIINTGVIKAKEIAQDILDGMLHHHALNYPSTYSKFGFYKDYYLFKWLGVSTLWRNFRTDETCDSCGLCEKICPTNSIQIVDDKPKWAKTCEQCMRCVNYCPKQAIFQKGEGSIKGKNIYYEPTFKPLKIKKQKAKKANATDAKSRAAA
- a CDS encoding methyltransferase domain-containing protein yields the protein MVNTKSFAQELSLFDMTCDQIPYKDHYFDHVICCGTMHFVGDLSNLFVEVERVMKHGGIFAFTIASQETKSSYIKDDTSWGIPIFKHSSPYIMDLLNKNGFKLQKEQRLLIKGADKIIYDMLFSALVAEYQKKPR
- a CDS encoding efflux RND transporter permease subunit codes for the protein MKRVLAAFARNTVFANIVLVLIFLAGGIATVSMIRENFPEFSLDMITISVLYPGADPEEVEEGICQKIEEALEGLEGIKQYTTQSSENAGTATIEVKQDYDVSDVLDRVRTKVNAISTFPVDAEKPVISEYMLKDPVMLLYLSGDMSERRIKEWSERIKDEIQQLPEVSKVEIFGARGYEIGIEVSEERLREYGLTFNMIVDAIRRSSLNLAGGTIRTQGEEIRVRTLGRKYTGEALSSIVVLARPEGEIITLDRVATINDGFTEDPINALINGEPSVLLTVYKTKEEDALVISEAVQQFISQKQMQLPVGAHIKTLYDNTDMLRSRINMLSKNLIMGLMIVFLLLWCFLNARLSFWGGMGIPVSIAGAMAILWAIGGSINMVSLLGLILVLGIVVDDAIVVGEAIYFHRKQGEPPIKAAVEGVCEVGMPVIAAVTTSIVTLLPLFYVGGIMGKFISIMPAVVIACLVVSLLECFILLPAHLSHLPDPNTSNNNRNPLTRKLEIVHRLTSSGMEWFVAHVYTPFLSRVLYWRYISLCIAVSILLLTIGLIKGGILKFEIFPEVDGFIITSTVEFPSGTPPEVTEQAIEQVEAALLRLAEHTETRSGDPLIQDRMALVGQTMEGIPRSGPYLGSVQAILLDSKRRGIHTKDLMVQWEKEIGPIPGVKSLTFAGLEAGPPGAPIEVWLQGQDMNDILAAADDLMDRLRMFEGVYQVRSDFSPGRNEMRLELKPEARTLGLTVDDLAKQIYAGYYGDEALRLQRGRDDIRIKVRYTANERRRVSDLERVRIRTRNGHEVPLISVADISFAPGYSTITRTDGMRRVAVSADVDTNKANANEIFSELSSNFFTKLKRQYPGLNVALQGEQKKMRESFDSLFVGYPLAILGIFIIIATMFRSYAQPFVILFTIPFGIIGAAFGHLLLGYNLSIMSIFGIVALTGVVVNDAIVLIERINENIAEGMSFFDAVLSGGARRFRAIFLTSLSTIGGLTPLIMETDFQANFLIPMVLSIAAGIAFATVLTLVLVPSLMALLSDARLLVHRLKHGFWPKRVDVEPARDRHLDPLTDEPAMETRPVFT
- a CDS encoding efflux RND transporter periplasmic adaptor subunit, producing MEINKTEKAKKPARVVLISMVVSIIVLIVGVMGMKMMASMKTPPAEAKNGERHLRVEALQVKQEDIPVFITGYGEVKTLNVVPIASEVAGKIIKIHPRLEAGEIIPQGEVLFKIDPTDYMTVRKTGRKRLTILERSHELAKNEYERVRKLFENNRVGTLAGVEAAEKAMLSASDLTNQIAQVLETAETNLERCEVRAPFNARVKSVSLEKGQYVTPGQNVVTLADDSVLEIQVPLDSRDAREWLCFNGEKTDDKTAWFSGLKKVPCKIRWTENNNGQTWDGQLHRVVKFDQQTRTLTVAVRIYAETAKKKNPQPLPLVDGMFCSVKIPGRTLHNVFRLPRQAVSFENTVHLAVNNRLETVPAKVARIEGENVYVYGGLNAGDMVVTTRLIDPLENALLEITNKNQKEKQS
- a CDS encoding TolC family protein, whose translation is MKRYGYLVLVPYIIIILSAKGLAQDIQDIRTESLDLNTIRVLDLKTAGKIALADNPSLAAAQARVRQARERVLQARSAYWPRLDAKASASQVSLSDNDYQTNLTNARLFNPNATIEDPEDYYKGELTATWVLFNGFERKFANAAARYGEGQSESAQRDAKRLLLSSVAGAYFAAQLALENIAIAKADEVFNQQQLMEARARRRVGSGSLSDELNFGVRVNSAKAKRINAEKAYEVAMFGLAAILGVPGAVFPASLELAKLEHEIPEELFSPVPETLITYAQSHRPDVLQSEFALKQAISEIKIARAKFFPTVNLLATMEGNRAENGSFENEDFGNTVAIMLEYNLFAGGANRARYREAKAKQVEVEKALEDVRLKVSSEVRASLAKLHSAQKELVLQRSNADLVRQNRDLVEKEYAAGLGSLVRLNEAQRDLISAQSRLALALVSLRQAWFNLETDTGRILLSFAD
- a CDS encoding EFR1 family ferrodoxin (N-terminal region resembles flavodoxins. C-terminal ferrodoxin region binds two 4Fe-4S clusters.), which translates into the protein MDMKSFDTSLLYVLSGTGNTFRVARWIEDFFEKSGIATQLKFIENADLQEDFKHCDRQLTTVLFPTHGFMPPWSMIKFLIKMPRQKKATVLSIATRGAFWIGPVKVPGAAGFANFFAALVLLFKGYDIRGFFSLDMASNFNNLHPSLTLAAVNGICKKSKRKIEFFMSRVMAGKRVLFTLNNLYEGIWASFLFWLIPIFPILYLIFAKTTMAKIMFANNNCVSCGMCAKMCPNHAIEMKSFFGKKRPFWTYHCENCMRCMGYCRKKAVEAGHSWAFLLTFIMAVPVFANITTGLTNAVGSFLGIKNYWLMLLVEALYYIPALFLSYWIFWMLIRIPAVNTLFSVTTLTHYFKRFHDPETRVRFLMKRQKIKEKNKIDQGDILLHSNK
- a CDS encoding alpha/beta hydrolase; translated protein: MESEFIQLKNNLKIHYVTAGDKENQTLVLLHGWPTNCYLWRNIMPKLAENFYVIAPDLPGYGNSDKPEDVAYNLDFFVDFLKHLYDALGIDQADLVGHDTGGMAALGFVSRFPEMTRRFVITDTSPYVEWPILLKLMVKSLRSRLMARWSLVRFIFKDNLRRHGVYQKQVITDEVVNLYRNPYMQNRNSRRAFRLTLLEPPEEMIEPVENIRQIQNPTLILWAAKDRLFGVNIADQLNEDIPNSKLVIVPDSGHFLQEDQPELVTQHIRNFLTSQA